From the genome of Uranotaenia lowii strain MFRU-FL chromosome 1, ASM2978415v1, whole genome shotgun sequence, one region includes:
- the LOC129739033 gene encoding CLIP domain-containing serine protease B4-like produces MKLTHLLIFAVVILSGSFSRAENPTSLEELEEQEDSSETKSVPAFVRSKFNLRIWSTTEASKNAENKTESSTTLETASSTPASTTTTSIRPKRTRTTTKATATITTSPTTELSTKEGDTTSEPPATEVFTESTTTAKPKQKKQQQAPGCGEMNGDDVPWIAILEHTDPKGGNRKKTLSKGVLIDDRHVLTTISSIHNSYPFWIVTSIRLGDSPTWASTPGGKETALRKKNVVSIPVKNVFLHERKDIAVIRLAERVNITTPTIRPICLPMSDRFNYTELHFHICRKEKADFGRMSSRSKLVAVTTLTQKDCQILFRRHNADVGLKEFCAWDETGDNCTGDLGGPLMVKLNGRYHVVGLNSYALAKAKIDSEGLPGVYVRVGSYLKWIQAVLKTEFEDSL; encoded by the exons ATGAAGCTGACTCACTTATTGATTTTTGCGGTTGTGATCCTTTCTG GATCATTTTCGCGAGCTGAAAATCCAACCTCTCTGGAAGAACTCGAGGAACAGGAAGATTCGAGCGAGACCAAATCTGTGCCTGCATTCGTGCGCAGTAAATTCAACTTGCGCATTTGGTCCACAACTGAGGcctccaaaaatgccgaaaACAAAACCGAATCGTCGACGACCTTGGAGACCGCTTCATCAACGCCTGCTTCGACGACAACCACAAGCATTAGGCCGAAGCGAACCAGAACAACTACCAAGGCAACAGCGACGATTACAACATCACCGACGACCGAATTGAGCACGAAAGAAGGTGACACAACAAGTGAGCCGCCGGCCACCGAAGTTTTCACCGAATCCACTACAACAGCGAAACCTAAACAGAAGAAACAACAACAAGCACCAGGTTGTGGCGAAATGAACGGGGATGATGTACCGTGGATTGCAATTCTGGAGCACACGGACCCCAAGGGAGGCAATCGTAAAAAGACGCTCAGCAAAGGGGTGTTGATCGACGATCGGCACGTACTGACAACAATATCCAGCATCCACAACTCGTATCCATTTTGGATAGTTACGAGCATTCGATTAGGAGACAGTCCAACCTGGGCATCGACTCCCGGAGGAAAGGAAACGGCCTTGCGTAAGAAGAATGTCGTTTCGATTCCGGTCAAGAACGTTTTTCTTCATGAACGCAAAGACATTGCGGTGATACGGTTGGCGGAACGTGTAAACATTACAACACCAACGATTCGACCTATCTGTCTACCAATGAGCGATCGGTTCAACTACACAGAACTCCATTTCCACATATGTCGAAAGGAGAAGGCCGACTTCGGGAGGATGAGTTCCCGGAGCAAGTTGGTTGCGGTGACTACCCTTACGCAAAAGGATTGTCAGATTCTGTTCCGGAGGCATAACGCCgatgttggattgaaggagttCTGTGCCTGGGATGAGACCGGGGATAATTGTACCGGAGATTTGGGTGGACCCCTGATGGTTAAGCTGAATGGGAGGTATCATGTCGTAGGATTGAATTCTTACGCGTTGGCAAAG GCCAAAATCGACAGCGAAGGCCTGCCGGGAGTGTACGTTCGAGTGGGTTCCTACCTCAAATGGATCCAGGCGGTGCTCAAGACTGAATTTGAAGATTCACTATGA